ttattttttggcaaaaaatttaagaacctTTAAATTCccgtattaaattttaattcggCTCACGAGACATCACTAGTAGTAAATTGTAAATTATCCCACATACATAACTTAGATAAGGTAGCTGTAGCTTGAGATAAGACAATTTACTTACTTGCTTAGTCTAGTCAAGCCTTGATAGTTTATCGGCCATCCTAGaaatatacagtatacataTGTCTGTATGTTGGTAAACACTTGTCACTGTTGTTGTCAGATTTTATATCATGTTGCATTTTGACATTATGGAAATAGTGTCATGTGAGCGAGCCTTCAATGACGTCAAAAGTTGGTTTTTCTGCATTTTGCaactatgaatattatataaaaacaaaaaaataaaatgtataaatattatgctTTACTACTAAATATTTCCGTGTTGCATGTCTTGTTCTACAACATAATATGATCGAATGATGAAGGGAAGAACTAAAATACATAGGTACATGAATTGATAAACACTAACTAATTGTGTAAGTGACATATGGAAACAGGAAGAAAAGTGTTTATGGTTACTCAATTGAGTTCATGActgagaatttaaatttaacttttaacaGAATCCTAGGGATTTTATAACGAATATGCCATCAATCTCAAATTTTGGGTTTGTGAAAAGTGAACAGTTcaatattaaaagagaaaaataatataaggacACTTTATCTCGCTAGGTGGCAGCTAGCTCGTCATTTCACCTGTGTATGTCCTGAACAGTGCTAGCAGAATCAAAATGAGATCTGGTTATCTTACATCTACTAcatgaacaaaatatactcCATTGGGTAACATTTATAGTttcctaaatataataatttcccttaagaaagaataaagaaattatttatccGAAGATAAAACGACCGtgcaatttgtatattatatttttcaaaatctttcaaTGGTATCGCTTCTCGGCCTTTTGGCTAAGATCAAAGTGTAGTATCTGTTCTTATCAGCTTAATATCTGATACGAGGACCATGTGTCCTCTtcgatattaaacttatttctgTTTCGGGGTGGAAGTGCGGTGCTTGCGCTGTCTCCACTACGAGTCGACCTGGTATTGCAGTACCTCCAGGACCGGCTCACCACCCTGTAAAATCTATTAATCATACACATCACTTAAACGCCTAATTATTTAATCTATGGCACTTAGTCATGATGAGTATCTCTAAGGTTGTCTTTAGATAAACTTGTGACTGATAGTAAAGGTAGTGCTAATTTTGAGCAGTCCCCCAACATTAGTTCTTGCAGATTTTACTGAAGTGAGAACATCCTTAAGTATTATCATTGGAATATTGTTTAAGGTATTTCAAACATCATTTgctcataattatatatgtaggaATACATCGAAAGTAAATTAATGCGTCAGATCTATTGGACAACAAGAGGAATAAATTTCTTAAGGGAATTATTGAACACTTTTCATGTCGGTTACCTACCATAAATCCGTTTCCTAACTTAGGCACTCGTCCTAGCTTAAAATCAATTTCCTACCCCAAGCTCTCGTCTACTCTCAATAAGACTTTAAcgatttttaaacaaagaagatcgtgtaaattttgtttaaaaagacatgaaaaaaaattcaggtcTACAAACATAATAGTTAAATTACTGTTTATCTCGATACTgatgcttttattttattctatttaaaatgttCATCTACATAACACATCCAGATTAAAGGTGCAAAGATTTATGGAAGCACTTAAAACTcattatataggtacatatattcaatattattttttattctttaataaagcAAGGATCAATGTACAATGACTCAagtaagataaatttaattgagaTTACTTTGAAGAACGCGTCACATCAAAGAGATGATTAGAGAAACAATATCTCGTCATTCGCCTCcagaaattactaaaataatataactcaaAAGTAAACTCcctatttttacttcaatactCTTCCCAATAATAAGGTAATTATATTCGTTAAAAGTTGAAGTGAAGGGATTCAGAGCAATCATTGGAAATATACTTTTCtagtatatgtatttgtatttcaCGTTGTCAGCTGAAGTAGTCAAAAGAGCTTctcacttttttatatgtacaaataaaagaaatgaggATGAACTCCTCCAATAAAGTATTTCATCGAAGAGCAGTTTCCCAATCGGATCAGGTCACACCTCAATATTAAATTCTAGCATTGCCTCCTGAAATTAGTTGACAAATGATAattctcaataattaatttaatttcataagcACCATgtgataataataacatttgaatCACTTCAATATGTCAACAGAAAATTTAATCAGGAAGGCCATTTACTTTTCCTTCTGTTATTGTGGCCGTATGTTTTTGCAATCTTTAAGTAGAGTTTACGGCGCTTCTGTAGGGTCCATTAGAATAATGTATTAATAGAAATGGAAGAGCATGAGTtgaataactcattttttttcaaacaactaggttaaacaacaagctacagtCTCTCACACCACCTTGCTGATAATGTATATTGTTAGTTTGTTCATTCCctattgcaaaatttaatcaGGAATAccatatacttttaatttttataaatttttggctGTAaggttttttaatctttattttgaacatttattgacggaatttacaattttttacttttttgcaatATCCTTTGTAATACCGGGACTGTGAGCAActtatttcttactttttaaatgaataattattaatagatccAACCAACAAacgattttattataatgattctCTTGGTTCCCATGCCaacgttattattttaagttagtaaatttttaataatttgtttaagtGAATTTCGTATAAAAATGACTGCTCATTAATAGcttttatatatcattattaacgaacatttatttatattttatgatgaaggGCTTAAGCCCTTTGTCTACacttataacaaaaaacaattccTGACTGATTTTCTTTGtctatttgttataatttatacatttaatagaaGATGAAGAGAAAAGGAGTTCCTTTATTGCGCTTTAATGAAAAGTTACTTTGATAAAGAATGAACTACCCACttctttgttttgttataaatatacaataatggaAATCCAAATTACAAATTGGTAATGCTTTCATCCTAACCTATAAACTATTAATGTAACTACTGTGAGCCCTCAATATTGACGATTGATACAGGTCAGGACCTCCCGCAAATGATTTAAACTTATGATGTCACAGAGGACAGATAAAAAAACCAGTTTGCAAATCGTTTAACGAAAGAAACGAGTTACCCgcaaattgattttcaaaatacataaaataacctGTTATTGGAAAATGAAACGTTTCATGAACCGTGAATTTGTACtccacaaacaaaataaatgaagtgTCATCATTCAGAAATTTCTATATTCTTAGAAAAAGGTTAAGGAACAAGGACATCGTAGTGCAaacatagtatatttattaagtaactgTCTTTCTTTATAATGACGTGATTGAGCGCATTTGCTTGGGTAAATCAGAGCCCTATAAGTAAGTTACGTCACTAGACTATCCACTTGGACGATAACTGACTTCCTCATGCGTTTGAGTAACCGcccaaaatattcaaagtttaatactatattataGGTGAATAACTCTACAAAGGTGGTATATTTTTCTGGGATACCTCTTGGATCCCCTCTTGCAGTGAGTTGGATTGCAGGAATCGCTTTGGAGCTGATGGGATTACggtcctaaaaatgaaatgaaatctttggAAACTATCAGATAATTATCGAGTGTGTTCTAAACATTTTGTAgaaaatcaacataaataattccAAGGGAAAGAAAAGACTTCACTCTCAAGCCAGTCCAACAttgtttaaacatctaaaaCTTAAAGTTCCAAGACTTaccaaaaactccaacaaacCCATTTTCATTCCGGAGAAGAATAGTGGTGCTAagcaaatttgtttttgtattatttactttatctttaaaaaaaccaaaaactactttatatgtattacagatatttctccTGAGGTAAAACATCTAAAGGATATTGATACTACCAGCCTACGAATCCAACTTGGAGTCTATGCAacagaaataaaggaattaaagaataagTTGAAGGAGAAATATGTCAAAATTCGGGATGCAAAATCAATGTTTAAGTCTTAAGAAATGCGCCTCTCTTCGGTATTTAATTCAGAtcagatacaaaatttaaattgcgAGACTTCACATTCCAAAATCCGTCTTTGGTCTAATAAAACCATCAAAAATTCACTTCAGTTAAGATTCCTTGATAAACTATGTTTTGTCCAATGGAGGATGAATTTATTGTACTAAGAACTCTTTCgatgaatttgcaaaaatagaggcgttattcaaatattatgtcaattaattcaaaaaaattgtaaactcaataCTTGAAGTAGCGGTTCCATTAATTAAGTTGCTTATAAATGTCCtcaaatgtcataaaattttatatttcactgtGTTTAAGTATGTTAAGATAagaatgtacataaatttactAATGCAAACTgtgattatcaaagaaaatagaaaaataagctTTTTCTACTTTCGGAAGCCGAAGCATATGTACCAATACGAAATAcagtaaattaaagaaattattattaaagtaattattcaatttatttgtaattattattaatcgtGTAAGtaagctcaataaaattatttctttagtatttatttaatacattcatGTTCTTTTTGGGCCATTTGATATCTGCCACAGAGGGGGGAGGCGGCAGCGCTGTAATCTCGTGACTTAACTCTTCTTATAGGATCTCTGGGGTaaacataatacataaaaagtaaagatgtagttattttaaatttgtgttttccatagattatttatttgttagcgCAGCTTAGAATCAATTTAAGTATCCCTTACATCAATGATTTAAACTCCCACTAATGAATGAGGTGTAATATTGCTTGATGACATTAAGTACATTTGAATGATTCCTTTATGATGTTTCTGTGTTTTTAAAGctcattattataatacaacatattatatacaattaacagcgctataattaaaattattctaaaattttatataccgTATGCGTCATAAGTCattgtacactttttataccaaaaataatttttaaatttctcgtGTTTTACAAAAAGGgagaaataataaacaaacagatTCCTTTTAGGtgttcattgaaaaaataaaatcagctgTAGGTCTTTCAGGAGTTCCTTAATAGATAAATGGAAAATGCGCGCATCAAAGGCGGGGACAATCCCTCCGTGATTGCAAGTACCTTCGGGCTCTATTACGAAACCAAATTCTTTGTCGATCGTCAAAGGTCGGGAAGACCAAAACTGGTCTGCACAGAGAGCCTCATAAGGAGTGTGAAGGCAAAGATAGACAAAAACCCTCTTGACAACATCTTTCAAATGTCCAGGGACCTCAGGGTTCACAAAATGTCTGTCCGGCGCATCGTTAATGATGATTTGGGACTCAAGTCTAGGGTTGTCACAAAAGTTCAGGGTTTGACGGCTTTACACAGACTAAAGAGGTTGGAACAATCGAAGATCCTCcttaatatattgaagaaaCCTAATAGGAAAGTCCTCATTTTTtcggaggaaaaaaattatacagttGACCCAGTCAGCAACTCCCGCAGTCTTCTGTACATCGCCAAGATCCCCAAAGACGCCCCTCCCGAGGTAAAATTCACCGGTCGTTCGAAACACCCAGCCAATGCTATGATGTTTGTTGTCATTGGTTCAGACGGTAAGGCGTTTCCACTGGTGTGGATAAAAGGGACCGTGAAGGCCAacgaatataaaattatcttggCCATGAAGGTGTTTCCCGCTCTCAATGTAACCTATAGCATTGGGTATGAACACAGGATAGAGCCCCGTGC
The sequence above is drawn from the Lepeophtheirus salmonis chromosome 5, UVic_Lsal_1.4, whole genome shotgun sequence genome and encodes:
- the LOC139905276 gene encoding uncharacterized protein, with amino-acid sequence MENARIKGGDNPSVIASTFGLYYETKFFVDRQRSGRPKLVCTESLIRSVKAKIDKNPLDNIFQMSRDLRVHKMSVRRIVNDDLGLKSRVVTKVQGLTALHRLKRLEQSKILLNILKKPNRKVLIFSEEKNYTVDPVSNSRSLLYIAKIPKDAPPEVKFTGRSKHPANAMMFVVIGSDGKAFPLVWIKGTVKANEYKIILAMKVFPALNVTYSIGYEHRIEPRAKLPK